A window from Pokkaliibacter sp. MBI-7 encodes these proteins:
- a CDS encoding M20 family metallopeptidase → MSRQQAIEAVEAYFDDGRFLADLNERVRIKSESQNPENIAELHRYLHEIMVPQLEALGFSWRLVDNPAATEHEKAWPFLLAERIEDPAALTVLTYGHGDVVRGYDSQWKAGLSPWQVVVQGDRWYGRGTADNKGQHTINLAALTQVLEQRQGKLGFNVKIILEMGEESGSPGLGAICAAYKEQLSADVFIASDGPRLGADHPTVFLGSRGSFNFDMTVKLRDSGHHSGNWGGLLSNAGTRLAHAWASMVDSKGRILVPGLLPDSLPQSVRDALQDIQVGGGPNDPEVDPQWGEPGLTPTERVFGWNTLEMLACKTGNPEAPVNAIPGLATAHCQIRYVVGSDSQHFIDHIRTHLDQHGFSDVEVAAHGMTQMEATRLDPDDPWVRWALASLAQSTGKKPVLLPNLGGSLPNDVFAHILELPTLWVPHSYPACSQHAPNEHVLAPVCREALQIMAGLFWDLAEQGEGIRQQRLK, encoded by the coding sequence ATGAGTCGCCAGCAGGCCATTGAGGCCGTGGAAGCCTACTTTGATGACGGTCGTTTTCTGGCCGATCTGAACGAGCGGGTGCGTATCAAGAGCGAAAGCCAGAACCCGGAAAACATTGCTGAACTGCATCGTTACCTGCACGAGATCATGGTGCCGCAACTGGAGGCGCTGGGCTTTAGCTGGCGGCTGGTGGACAACCCAGCGGCCACGGAGCATGAGAAAGCCTGGCCGTTCCTGCTGGCTGAACGGATTGAAGACCCCGCCGCGCTGACGGTGCTGACCTATGGCCACGGCGATGTAGTCCGGGGCTATGACAGCCAGTGGAAGGCTGGCCTGTCACCATGGCAGGTGGTGGTGCAGGGCGACCGCTGGTATGGCCGTGGTACCGCTGACAACAAAGGCCAGCACACGATCAATCTGGCCGCGCTGACGCAGGTACTGGAGCAGCGGCAGGGCAAGCTCGGCTTCAACGTCAAGATCATTCTGGAGATGGGCGAGGAGTCCGGCTCTCCGGGTTTGGGTGCGATCTGTGCCGCTTATAAAGAGCAACTCAGCGCCGATGTATTTATCGCCTCTGACGGGCCACGTCTGGGGGCGGATCATCCGACGGTCTTTCTGGGGTCTCGTGGTTCATTCAACTTCGATATGACCGTGAAGCTGCGGGACAGCGGTCATCATTCCGGTAACTGGGGCGGGCTGCTGAGTAATGCCGGCACCCGACTGGCCCATGCCTGGGCCTCTATGGTTGACAGCAAGGGGCGTATTCTGGTGCCTGGCCTGCTGCCGGACAGCCTGCCGCAGTCAGTGCGTGATGCCCTGCAGGATATTCAGGTCGGCGGCGGCCCCAATGATCCGGAAGTCGATCCGCAGTGGGGCGAGCCCGGGCTGACGCCGACCGAGCGGGTTTTTGGCTGGAATACGCTGGAAATGCTGGCCTGTAAGACGGGCAATCCGGAGGCACCGGTCAATGCGATCCCCGGGCTGGCCACGGCTCATTGCCAGATTCGTTATGTGGTGGGCAGCGACAGTCAGCATTTCATTGACCACATCCGCACTCATCTGGATCAACACGGTTTCAGCGACGTGGAGGTTGCGGCACATGGCATGACGCAGATGGAGGCTACCCGCCTTGACCCGGATGATCCCTGGGTGCGCTGGGCGCTGGCGTCGCTGGCACAGAGTACCGGTAAGAAGCCGGTGCTGTTGCCGAATCTGGGCGGCTCGCTGCCCAATGATGTATTTGCTCATATTCTTGAGCTGCCGACACTGTGGGTGCCGCACTCTTACCCTGCGTGCAGTCAGCATGCGCCTAACGAGCATGTGCTGGCACCGGTCTGCCGGGAGGCGCTGCAGATCATGGCGGGGCTGTTCTGGGATCTGGCCGAGCAGGGCGAGGGTATCCGCCAGCAGCGGCTCAAATAG